In the genome of Hymenobacter taeanensis, one region contains:
- a CDS encoding ferritin-like domain-containing protein, which translates to MTELFNESSAAALPEGNASTPLKRRSFLRFTGAGVVLTGLVLAGCDDNQLDKELSEAASSDSKDDNNRVVNVGSGDFGILNFAYALEQLEAAFYAEVLRGGYFASASPAEKSVFKDIEAHERIHREFLKAGIAANGGTPIEDLEPDFSSVNFGSRTSVLATAKAFEDLGVAAYNGAGPLISNPVYLGLAGKIVSVEARHAALIRDLIQYNTFVTPDIVDPSTSVERSLRPSQVASMANKYLKPGSKINVSKLPRE; encoded by the coding sequence ATGACTGAGCTTTTTAACGAGAGTTCCGCGGCTGCATTGCCTGAAGGCAACGCCAGCACACCATTAAAGCGCCGATCATTTTTGCGCTTTACCGGGGCCGGAGTAGTATTGACAGGACTGGTACTAGCCGGCTGCGACGACAACCAGCTAGACAAGGAGCTAAGTGAGGCGGCGAGTAGTGACAGCAAGGATGACAATAACCGCGTAGTAAATGTAGGAAGCGGCGACTTTGGTATCCTGAACTTTGCCTATGCTCTGGAGCAATTGGAAGCTGCTTTTTATGCCGAAGTATTGCGCGGAGGGTACTTTGCTTCTGCCTCGCCGGCAGAAAAGTCAGTCTTCAAGGATATTGAGGCTCATGAGCGCATCCACCGGGAGTTTCTAAAAGCGGGCATTGCTGCTAACGGCGGAACCCCCATCGAAGATCTGGAGCCCGACTTCTCAAGCGTCAACTTCGGTAGCCGCACCAGCGTGCTGGCAACTGCCAAGGCTTTTGAAGACCTGGGAGTAGCGGCATACAACGGGGCGGGCCCGCTCATCAGCAACCCGGTTTACCTAGGCCTTGCCGGCAAAATTGTGTCGGTGGAGGCGCGCCACGCGGCGCTTATCCGCGACCTGATTCAGTACAACACCTTCGTTACGCCGGATATTGTGGATCCCAGCACCAGCGTAGAAAGATCGTTGCGCCCCTCCCAGGTAGCATCCATGGCCAATAAGTACCTCAAGCCCGGATCTAAAATCAACGTCAGCAAGCTACCCCGCGAGTAG
- a CDS encoding acyl-CoA synthetase, with translation MKSYFQEFQRITASQTYAELATVPVPKPEYFNWTAEIFEGLHTAQHPEKEALVLVGDDGEEQHFSYSALSQQANQLLNFWRRHEVKPSDAVLLMVPVVAELWFTYLAGIKGGQVLIPTATIMSVPDLAYRFGRLLPAVVVADAENAEKIDLAEQQVGQRIQLKMLVGEGARPGWVLFSDCAAEASTATAEATHADDPLFLFFTSGTTGMPKIVTHTHFSYPVGHLSTAAWIGIRPHDIHCNISQAGWAKFAWSSFFAPLSVGATLLVYRQSGKFAAAPLLKVLAQQGVTTFCAPPTVLRLLIQEDLQAYRFTFRECVSAGEPLNPEVIDAWQRGTGRLIRDGYGQTESTAMVYNLPTSEVKLGSMGQPSFLYKVVIADEQGQELAPYEEGHIAVRMDTGRPNGIFKEYFGEPERGASVFQHGLYYTGDKAYRTPDGYLWFVGRDDDVIKSSDYRVGPFEVESALVEHPAVVEAAVVGSPHPIKGHEIKAFIILHPSAQASAATATELFRFCREQLAPYKMPRILEFVTELPKTISGKIRRIELRAQEAEYRQQAGATKPQEYFYHKAG, from the coding sequence ATGAAAAGCTACTTTCAGGAGTTCCAACGCATTACGGCCAGCCAAACCTACGCTGAGCTGGCAACGGTGCCCGTACCAAAGCCAGAATATTTCAACTGGACCGCTGAGATATTTGAGGGGCTACATACTGCCCAGCACCCGGAAAAGGAGGCGTTGGTGCTGGTGGGTGACGATGGCGAGGAGCAGCATTTTAGCTACTCCGCACTAAGCCAGCAGGCCAACCAATTGCTTAATTTCTGGCGCCGGCATGAGGTAAAGCCTAGTGATGCGGTGCTGCTGATGGTGCCCGTAGTGGCCGAACTGTGGTTCACTTACCTGGCGGGTATTAAGGGTGGACAGGTGCTCATTCCCACGGCCACCATTATGTCGGTACCTGACCTGGCCTACCGCTTCGGGCGTTTGCTGCCCGCGGTGGTAGTTGCCGATGCGGAGAATGCTGAAAAGATTGATTTAGCTGAGCAGCAGGTAGGCCAGCGCATTCAGCTTAAAATGCTGGTTGGTGAAGGAGCCCGGCCGGGCTGGGTACTTTTCTCCGACTGTGCTGCGGAAGCTTCTACCGCCACAGCTGAAGCCACGCACGCCGACGACCCGCTGTTTCTATTCTTCACCTCGGGCACTACGGGTATGCCTAAGATTGTAACGCACACCCACTTCTCCTACCCCGTAGGCCACCTCAGCACCGCCGCCTGGATTGGCATCCGCCCCCACGATATCCACTGCAACATCTCGCAGGCTGGCTGGGCTAAGTTTGCCTGGAGTAGTTTTTTTGCTCCCTTGAGCGTAGGCGCCACTCTATTGGTGTACCGGCAAAGCGGTAAATTTGCGGCTGCTCCCCTTCTGAAAGTACTAGCGCAACAGGGTGTTACTACGTTTTGCGCTCCTCCCACGGTGCTGCGCCTTCTTATTCAGGAAGACCTACAGGCCTACCGGTTTACGTTTCGGGAGTGCGTGAGTGCCGGTGAGCCCCTCAACCCCGAGGTTATTGATGCCTGGCAGCGGGGCACGGGGCGGCTTATTAGGGATGGGTACGGGCAAACAGAAAGCACCGCCATGGTGTATAACCTTCCCACTAGTGAGGTTAAGCTGGGCTCGATGGGCCAGCCCTCTTTTCTGTATAAGGTAGTAATTGCGGATGAACAAGGCCAGGAATTAGCTCCCTACGAGGAAGGGCACATTGCCGTGCGCATGGATACCGGCCGGCCCAACGGCATTTTTAAGGAATATTTCGGGGAGCCGGAGCGCGGGGCCAGTGTGTTTCAGCACGGCCTATATTACACCGGCGACAAAGCCTACCGCACTCCCGATGGCTACCTGTGGTTTGTTGGCCGCGATGATGACGTAATAAAGTCATCGGACTATCGGGTGGGGCCGTTTGAGGTAGAAAGTGCGCTGGTGGAGCACCCGGCCGTGGTAGAAGCGGCAGTTGTTGGCTCACCCCACCCAATTAAGGGTCACGAAATCAAGGCTTTTATCATTCTACACCCGTCGGCGCAGGCCTCTGCCGCTACGGCCACCGAGCTGTTCCGGTTTTGCCGTGAGCAGCTGGCGCCGTACAAGATGCCGCGCATTCTGGAGTTTGTAACGGAGCTGCCCAAAACTATCAGCGGTAAAATCAGGCGGATAGAATTACGTGCGCAGGAGGCCGAATACCGTCAGCAGGCAGGGGCTACCAAACCGCAGGAATACTTTTACCACAAGGCCGGCTAG
- a CDS encoding bifunctional transcriptional activator/DNA repair enzyme AdaA, with amino-acid sequence MESLFFPSSAECYQALVAKDATYEGRFIAAVKTTGIFCRPTCTARKPKPENVEFFATAKQAMLRGYRPCKVCAPLRAPDATPAGIQALLEALAQQPAVKITDEALRQKGMEPATVRRWFQRQHGITFQAYQRLNRINVAFKKLQGGESVTAAAFESGYESLSGFQDSFKAVFGVSPQQSRQQQLIQLTRLETPLGTMLACATEQGVCLLEFTDRRMLETELKDLARRLNAPIIQGDNPYFSVLRAQLAEYFAGTRQEFTVPLFTPGTPFQQAVWQELQAIPYGTTRSYGQQAQALQRPSAVRAVASANGMNRVAILIPCHRVLGADGHLTGYAGGLWRKQWLLDLEAGRRVA; translated from the coding sequence ATGGAGTCGTTGTTTTTTCCTTCTTCCGCCGAGTGCTATCAGGCGCTTGTGGCCAAAGACGCTACGTACGAAGGCCGCTTTATTGCGGCGGTAAAAACTACGGGCATATTCTGCAGGCCCACGTGCACGGCCCGCAAACCCAAACCAGAAAACGTAGAGTTTTTTGCCACGGCAAAACAGGCTATGCTCCGGGGGTACCGGCCCTGCAAAGTATGTGCTCCCCTGCGGGCCCCCGATGCCACTCCCGCGGGGATTCAGGCCTTGCTGGAAGCACTTGCCCAGCAGCCCGCCGTGAAAATCACCGATGAGGCCTTGCGCCAAAAAGGGATGGAGCCGGCAACCGTGCGGCGGTGGTTTCAGCGTCAGCACGGCATTACGTTTCAGGCCTACCAACGGCTTAACCGGATCAATGTAGCCTTCAAAAAGCTTCAGGGCGGAGAATCGGTTACGGCAGCGGCCTTTGAGAGTGGCTATGAATCATTGAGCGGATTTCAGGACTCCTTTAAAGCGGTGTTTGGAGTTTCACCTCAGCAGAGCCGGCAACAGCAACTCATTCAGCTTACCCGCCTAGAAACGCCCCTTGGCACCATGCTGGCCTGCGCAACGGAGCAAGGCGTTTGTCTGCTGGAGTTTACCGACCGCCGGATGCTGGAAACAGAGTTGAAAGACCTGGCTCGTCGGCTTAATGCTCCCATTATTCAGGGTGATAATCCCTATTTCAGCGTGCTACGCGCTCAGCTGGCAGAATACTTTGCCGGCACCCGGCAAGAGTTTACCGTGCCGTTGTTTACGCCCGGCACCCCATTTCAACAGGCAGTGTGGCAAGAGCTGCAGGCTATTCCGTACGGCACTACCCGCTCCTATGGCCAGCAGGCACAGGCCTTACAGCGCCCCTCCGCCGTGCGGGCTGTTGCCTCAGCCAATGGCATGAACCGCGTGGCTATTCTAATTCCCTGCCACCGAGTACTTGGTGCCGACGGGCACCTCACGGGCTACGCCGGGGGCCTGTGGCGCAAACAGTGGCTGCTTGATTTGGAAGCCGGGCGCCGGGTGGCTTGA
- a CDS encoding aldo/keto reductase, whose amino-acid sequence MPKTITIAKNSAHPLTVNRLGYGTMRLTGPEIWGEPANRPEALQILQTAIATGLNFIDTADYYGEDVTNRLIAEALHPYPQDLVICTKVGATRRPDKSWVPFNTPENLRTSIDNNLRTLRQDQIQLVHLRLMGHGPVPLEEQLGAMFDMQREGKILHIGLSNVTREELETGLGLGPIATVENMYSYAQRTTVQLPHGANPGGEEVLDLCEQHGIPLIPFFSLIHGLPKAGNRIAEIARKHNATEAQINIAWLLHKSPWILPIPGTSSLGHLRENLQAAAIQLSSEDMAYLG is encoded by the coding sequence ATGCCCAAGACAATCACTATCGCTAAAAACTCCGCTCACCCACTTACTGTCAACCGGCTTGGTTACGGTACCATGCGCCTTACCGGGCCTGAGATTTGGGGTGAGCCCGCCAACCGCCCTGAAGCACTGCAGATCCTGCAGACTGCTATAGCAACGGGTCTAAACTTTATTGACACCGCCGACTATTACGGCGAGGACGTAACTAACCGCCTCATTGCTGAGGCCTTGCACCCCTACCCGCAAGACCTGGTGATATGCACCAAAGTAGGTGCCACCCGCCGCCCCGATAAAAGCTGGGTACCCTTCAATACCCCCGAAAACCTGCGCACCAGTATTGATAACAACCTGCGCACCCTCCGGCAAGATCAGATTCAACTGGTGCACCTGCGCCTGATGGGCCACGGCCCGGTGCCGCTCGAGGAGCAGCTCGGCGCCATGTTTGACATGCAGCGCGAGGGTAAGATCCTGCACATAGGCCTCAGCAACGTGACCCGCGAAGAGCTGGAAACTGGCCTGGGGCTAGGCCCCATTGCCACCGTAGAAAACATGTACAGCTACGCGCAGCGCACCACCGTGCAGCTACCTCATGGCGCTAACCCCGGCGGTGAGGAAGTGCTTGACCTCTGCGAGCAACACGGCATTCCGCTCATTCCCTTCTTCTCCCTCATACATGGATTGCCCAAGGCCGGCAACAGGATTGCCGAAATAGCCCGGAAGCATAACGCCACGGAAGCTCAGATTAACATTGCCTGGCTACTGCACAAGTCGCCTTGGATCCTGCCCATTCCCGGCACCTCATCGCTAGGCCACTTGCGAGAAAACCTGCAGGCAGCGGCTATTCAGCTTAGCTCCGAGGATATGGCCTATTTGGGCTAA
- a CDS encoding polysaccharide deacetylase family protein: MLKQLIVASVTLMATSVASLAQSQPATTWNNKQCAVVLTYDDAIDVDLDNAVPALDSMKFRGTFYLIGSSPVVAKRLPEWRRAAQRGHELGNHALMHPCDGSLPGRSFVTPDNDLSKYTVSRAVSEIRANNVLLNAIDGKTARTFAYPCGDLQIGGVKFYDQLKNDFVGARGVTGGLQTAAEVDLTNIDSYMINGQTGEQLIDLVKKAQQSHTLLVFLFHGVGGGHGLNVDLKAHRQLLRYLKAHEKDIWVAPMVEVAEKIRAVQGGSHPGKAKE; this comes from the coding sequence ATGCTCAAACAGCTCATAGTAGCTTCGGTCACCCTAATGGCCACCTCCGTTGCCAGCCTGGCCCAAAGCCAGCCCGCCACCACTTGGAACAACAAGCAGTGCGCCGTAGTACTCACCTACGACGACGCCATTGATGTGGACCTCGACAACGCGGTGCCCGCCCTCGACTCCATGAAATTCCGGGGCACGTTCTACCTGATTGGGTCGTCGCCGGTAGTGGCTAAACGCTTGCCAGAGTGGCGGCGGGCCGCTCAGCGGGGACATGAGCTAGGTAACCACGCCCTCATGCACCCCTGCGACGGCAGCTTGCCCGGCCGCAGCTTTGTGACTCCCGACAACGACCTAAGCAAATACACCGTGAGCCGGGCCGTAAGTGAGATACGGGCCAATAATGTCCTGCTGAATGCTATCGACGGTAAAACCGCCCGCACCTTCGCCTATCCGTGCGGCGACCTGCAGATTGGGGGCGTGAAGTTTTACGACCAGCTGAAGAATGATTTTGTGGGTGCCCGCGGCGTAACAGGTGGCCTACAAACCGCGGCCGAGGTTGATTTAACCAACATTGATAGCTACATGATTAATGGCCAAACGGGCGAGCAGCTGATTGATCTGGTGAAAAAGGCCCAGCAGTCGCACACGCTGTTGGTGTTCCTGTTTCATGGTGTGGGCGGCGGCCACGGTCTTAATGTTGATCTGAAAGCGCACCGCCAGTTGTTGCGCTACCTGAAGGCCCACGAGAAAGATATTTGGGTGGCTCCTATGGTGGAGGTAGCGGAGAAAATCAGAGCTGTGCAGGGAGGCTCACACCCAGGCAAAGCCAAGGAATAG
- a CDS encoding DUF4136 domain-containing protein: MKTTRSILLFTFFALAASGCATESGVKVGSDQLGDTNATVGTTLATNASDSPDFGKYKTYSWSSQISNPQNSIFFLNDLLFKRMVVDAVEHEMASRGYTYMPTGGDLVVNFRSFEQPTEIVSNDNLGAGYWGANEPYAYNAQQKVQLDKGSILLQMIDREKGLEVWHGYASGLTDGNVFDKNKDKVYVAVGQIFKEYNHRADGL; this comes from the coding sequence ATGAAAACGACCCGCTCCATTCTACTCTTCACTTTCTTTGCCCTAGCTGCCTCCGGATGCGCGACTGAATCCGGAGTAAAGGTAGGCAGTGACCAACTCGGGGATACCAATGCTACGGTAGGGACTACCCTAGCCACCAACGCCTCGGATAGCCCCGACTTTGGTAAATACAAGACGTACTCGTGGTCTTCACAGATTTCCAACCCGCAAAACAGTATCTTCTTTCTCAATGATCTGCTGTTCAAGAGAATGGTGGTAGATGCAGTTGAGCACGAAATGGCCTCTAGGGGCTATACATATATGCCAACGGGCGGCGACCTGGTGGTAAACTTCCGCTCGTTTGAGCAACCCACCGAAATCGTCAGCAATGACAACCTGGGTGCTGGATACTGGGGAGCCAATGAGCCCTACGCCTACAATGCTCAACAAAAAGTACAGCTGGACAAGGGCAGTATTCTGCTACAGATGATTGACCGTGAAAAAGGGTTAGAGGTATGGCATGGCTATGCCTCCGGCCTTACCGATGGCAACGTATTCGATAAGAACAAGGACAAGGTATACGTAGCTGTAGGCCAGATATTCAAAGAATATAACCATCGGGCCGATGGTTTATAA
- a CDS encoding OmpA family protein — protein sequence MKSISWYVLLIPLLLGVAPAHAQSLAGIWQGVETDTGEREPNATWPAELRLQKGKGNTLFGVLYQQVGGQPWVTVTFKVQATPTPTGMELMHQQKLNETGRTPGSYWCEGSITFTYDPKLERLTGHATYTPIGNCDIGTFTFYRVKLKSPAKVAAGVESTIRVSGRNVLWYADADLKQPVTTGNTYRTKLTKTTTFYLTQGYYPTRQSAVVPITIQVTGKAPARPPATPVAPTRPEVARADTARPVLAPVLAPQPVVLPTVLFKLGTPELLPEGLPALDQLAAELKARPLLKLRVAGHTDKIGEPEKNLVLSEQRAEAVKAYLVKAGVAAERLSTVGYGDSRPLYPSPDARNRRVEVEEIK from the coding sequence ATGAAAAGCATTAGTTGGTACGTTCTACTTATACCCCTTCTGCTAGGGGTGGCCCCTGCCCATGCTCAGTCGTTGGCAGGCATTTGGCAAGGTGTAGAAACCGACACGGGAGAACGAGAGCCGAATGCCACCTGGCCCGCTGAGCTGCGCCTGCAGAAGGGAAAAGGCAACACGCTGTTTGGAGTTCTATATCAGCAGGTAGGCGGGCAGCCTTGGGTTACCGTAACGTTTAAGGTACAGGCTACTCCTACCCCTACGGGTATGGAGTTAATGCACCAGCAGAAACTTAATGAAACTGGCCGCACACCGGGCTCTTACTGGTGCGAAGGCTCTATCACGTTCACCTACGACCCTAAGCTGGAGCGACTAACCGGGCATGCTACCTATACCCCCATTGGTAACTGCGACATCGGTACGTTTACTTTTTACCGCGTCAAGCTGAAGTCGCCGGCTAAAGTAGCGGCCGGCGTCGAAAGCACCATTCGGGTATCGGGCCGCAACGTGCTGTGGTACGCCGATGCCGACCTGAAGCAGCCGGTAACCACCGGTAATACCTACCGTACCAAGCTCACCAAAACCACTACCTTTTACCTTACTCAGGGCTACTATCCTACCCGGCAGAGTGCAGTAGTGCCCATTACCATTCAGGTTACGGGCAAAGCGCCGGCTAGGCCACCCGCCACGCCGGTAGCTCCCACTCGCCCGGAGGTTGCCCGCGCTGATACCGCGCGCCCCGTTCTTGCGCCAGTGCTGGCCCCCCAGCCAGTAGTGCTGCCTACCGTTTTGTTTAAGCTTGGCACACCCGAACTGCTACCCGAAGGCCTTCCAGCGCTTGATCAGTTAGCGGCCGAACTGAAGGCTAGGCCACTACTAAAGCTGCGGGTAGCGGGCCACACCGATAAAATTGGCGAGCCTGAGAAAAACCTAGTGCTATCAGAGCAGCGCGCCGAGGCGGTGAAGGCATATCTGGTGAAGGCCGGTGTGGCAGCAGAACGCCTTAGCACGGTTGGTTACGGAGACTCCCGGCCCCTATATCCCTCCCCCGATGCCCGCAACCGGCGCGTAGAGGTAGAAGAAATAAAGTAA
- a CDS encoding alpha/beta hydrolase, whose translation MHHIVRALGHFSSIVVLLLLLMLTSPATAQQLPAPRDTSFSTHSAYTKAKKQYPNISIARPLVPRGVKSQANVAYCTRGTHALQLDVFYTKHKRRQLVPAVLIVHGGGWRSGDRSQHVPLAQQLAGKGYVAVTAEYRLSTEAPYPAAVLDLKAAIRWMRANAHKYSIDTTRIAVWGFSAGGQLAALVGTTNGASLFEDNTCYPTHSSNVQAIVDADGILAFIHPESGEGDDRKNTSAATYWFGSPKTEHPELWEQASALTHVSAQTPPMLFINSGVDRMHAGRDDVRRKLEQYGVYTEMHQFPEAPHPFPLFNPWFEPTVQYTIDFLNKVFKTH comes from the coding sequence ATGCACCATATCGTAAGGGCACTAGGCCACTTCAGCTCCATTGTAGTGTTGCTGCTTCTGCTGATGCTAACCTCCCCAGCTACTGCCCAGCAACTCCCGGCCCCCCGCGATACTTCCTTCAGCACCCATAGTGCCTACACCAAGGCCAAGAAGCAGTACCCTAACATCAGTATTGCCCGTCCGCTCGTGCCGCGGGGCGTTAAGAGCCAGGCCAATGTTGCATACTGTACCCGCGGCACTCACGCACTCCAACTGGATGTGTTTTATACCAAACATAAGCGCCGGCAGCTAGTACCCGCCGTGCTTATTGTGCACGGCGGTGGGTGGCGCTCCGGCGACCGAAGCCAGCATGTGCCGCTGGCCCAACAGCTGGCGGGCAAAGGGTACGTAGCCGTAACAGCTGAGTACCGCCTCTCAACGGAAGCGCCGTACCCCGCCGCCGTACTAGACCTCAAAGCGGCCATCCGGTGGATGCGGGCCAACGCCCATAAGTATTCCATTGATACCACCCGGATTGCCGTGTGGGGATTTTCGGCGGGTGGGCAGTTGGCGGCACTGGTGGGCACAACCAATGGAGCCTCCCTCTTTGAGGATAACACCTGCTACCCCACGCACAGCAGCAATGTACAGGCCATTGTGGATGCAGACGGCATCCTGGCGTTCATTCACCCGGAGTCTGGGGAAGGAGATGATCGGAAGAATACCTCGGCAGCCACCTACTGGTTTGGCAGCCCCAAGACTGAACACCCTGAGCTGTGGGAGCAAGCGTCAGCCTTAACTCATGTGAGTGCGCAAACCCCACCTATGCTGTTCATAAACAGCGGGGTAGACCGTATGCACGCTGGCCGCGATGATGTGCGACGAAAGCTCGAACAGTATGGTGTTTACACTGAGATGCACCAGTTCCCGGAGGCCCCTCACCCCTTTCCCTTATTCAATCCGTGGTTTGAGCCCACGGTGCAGTACACGATTGATTTCCTGAACAAAGTATTTAAAACGCACTGA
- a CDS encoding sterol desaturase family protein, whose protein sequence is MPKQPSVASLLKRFDRWATPTLVAVGLALLVLETIRPLRRRTRPRTERWSRNLGLAAPSLVAMRFTLLPALAGLTYWATRRGFGLLLRLPPPLRITAELLVLDYVAYTWHRLLHAPVLWRLHRVHHIDLDMDLTTAWRFHFGEMLASIPYRAGLPALLGVRPGTVLAYEVAFEACTAFHHSNLRLPLNLERHVVKWLVTPRAHGIHHSVVHRETQSNFGVGLTLWDRLHHTLRLNVPQQQITIGTPAFPDADAQTIKDLLRLPLAPLRPWVRPDGTVPTRPEPISPLHQLAE, encoded by the coding sequence ATGCCCAAGCAACCTTCCGTAGCCTCACTTTTAAAGCGCTTTGATCGGTGGGCTACGCCCACTTTGGTGGCAGTAGGGCTGGCATTGCTGGTGCTGGAAACCATCCGTCCACTGCGGCGGCGTACCCGGCCCCGGACAGAACGCTGGTCGCGCAACTTGGGGCTGGCTGCCCCTTCGCTGGTGGCCATGCGCTTTACGCTGTTACCCGCGCTGGCGGGGCTTACCTACTGGGCCACCCGTAGGGGCTTTGGGCTGTTGCTGCGGCTACCCCCACCCCTGCGGATAACGGCCGAGCTGTTGGTGCTTGATTACGTGGCCTATACCTGGCACCGGCTGCTGCATGCCCCGGTGCTGTGGCGTTTGCATCGGGTGCACCACATTGATCTTGACATGGACCTGACCACAGCCTGGCGCTTTCACTTTGGTGAGATGCTGGCGAGTATCCCTTACCGGGCTGGGTTACCGGCCCTGCTGGGTGTCAGGCCAGGCACGGTACTGGCCTACGAGGTGGCCTTTGAAGCGTGCACGGCATTTCATCATAGTAACTTACGGCTGCCACTCAACTTAGAGCGCCACGTAGTGAAATGGCTGGTAACGCCCCGGGCGCATGGCATTCATCACTCAGTAGTGCACCGCGAAACGCAAAGTAACTTTGGCGTAGGCCTCACTCTTTGGGACCGGCTGCATCACACCTTACGCCTCAACGTGCCTCAGCAACAGATTACCATTGGCACGCCCGCCTTCCCCGACGCGGATGCGCAAACAATTAAAGATTTGCTTCGGCTACCGCTAGCGCCCCTGCGTCCATGGGTCCGCCCCGATGGCACCGTCCCAACCAGGCCCGAACCCATCAGCCCCCTGCATCAACTGGCCGAGTAA
- a CDS encoding ferritin-like domain-containing protein translates to MNILNLISEIERVDPEVYERLDQRRQMFRHFAGFGKKLAVAAVPLAMGSMLQKAYGKPKSTGLSEQIVYVLNFALGLEYLEYYFYQMGLDAPGLLTGSARESVTIIRNDERNHVDFLRSVLGSAAIPDPGARAFDYTGSKGGKRPALFPDVFTNAGTYFAVAQAFEDTGVRAYKGGAPLLISNNTILEAALGIHSVEARHASHIRTMRRGGPQGLPGPLTSNPKSWISGDDNGGPAPMYTAPVYGPGMPAETYPSEANVTQAGVNLVTAFGVTMAEASEAFDEPLDPDTVLAIAGNFIK, encoded by the coding sequence ATGAATATCCTCAACCTGATTTCTGAAATCGAGCGTGTAGACCCGGAAGTCTATGAGCGGCTTGATCAGCGGCGCCAGATGTTTCGCCATTTTGCGGGCTTCGGTAAGAAGCTAGCCGTAGCGGCTGTGCCGCTGGCAATGGGCTCCATGCTCCAGAAAGCCTACGGCAAACCCAAATCCACGGGCCTGAGTGAGCAGATTGTTTACGTTCTCAACTTTGCCCTCGGCCTCGAATACCTCGAGTACTACTTTTATCAGATGGGGCTTGACGCCCCGGGCCTGCTTACGGGCTCGGCGCGCGAGTCTGTAACTATAATTCGCAACGATGAGCGCAATCACGTAGATTTTCTGCGGAGTGTGCTGGGCAGTGCAGCCATTCCAGACCCCGGCGCCAGAGCTTTCGACTATACCGGCTCTAAGGGGGGCAAGAGGCCAGCTTTGTTTCCTGATGTGTTTACTAACGCAGGAACCTACTTTGCCGTAGCCCAGGCCTTTGAGGATACGGGCGTTAGGGCGTATAAAGGAGGGGCTCCACTGCTCATCAGCAACAATACTATTCTGGAGGCTGCTCTGGGCATTCACTCCGTAGAGGCTCGCCATGCCTCCCACATCCGCACCATGCGGAGGGGCGGCCCACAGGGCTTACCCGGTCCGCTTACTTCCAACCCCAAAAGTTGGATATCCGGCGACGACAACGGCGGGCCGGCACCCATGTACACTGCCCCCGTTTACGGCCCCGGCATGCCCGCCGAAACGTACCCTAGTGAGGCTAACGTAACGCAAGCGGGCGTTAATCTGGTCACGGCTTTCGGCGTGACAATGGCAGAGGCCTCCGAAGCGTTTGATGAACCCCTGGACCCCGACACGGTACTGGCAATTGCCGGTAACTTCATTAAGTAA